Proteins from a genomic interval of Calypte anna isolate BGI_N300 chromosome 6, bCalAnn1_v1.p, whole genome shotgun sequence:
- the FBXL15 gene encoding F-box/LRR-repeat protein 15, which produces MERAGAARRAAEGCRSGCEVVQPGSPPGPAPRRPMMSLTPSRGCLLDLPWEDILVPHILCHLPLQQLLSLQRVSRAFQALIQLYLANMRCFDSTQASFGLPVQIGGLHPSGCFVNLLEGQRSAAAAVPPELLRVADDRELLPVIGQNQHLQRGPAEGLRPAEPPRAGGPVPQLPRPQAPLPGPLRVGWTAWPCAAWPTHCPGLQALDLTACRQLKDEAICYLCTSVEASSPCPWLSTPTWATPPWRRSPGAAPSWSNLDLTGCLRVKNDSIRY; this is translated from the exons ATGGAGCGGGCAGGGGCGGCCCGGAGGGCGGCAG AGGGCTGCCGCAGTGGCTGTGAGGTGGTTCAGCCTGGCTCTCCCCCTGGCCCCGCTCCCCGGCGTCCGATGATGAGTCTGACCCCTTCCAGGGGATGCCTCCTGGACCTGCCCTGGGAAGACATCCTGGTGCCACACATCCTCTGCCACctgcccctgcagcagctcctcagcctgcaGAGGGTCAGCAGGGCCTTCCAGGCCCTCATCCAGCTCTACCTGGCCAACATGCGCTGCTTTGACTCAACACAG GCTTCCTTCGGGCTCCCCGTGCAGATCGGAGGCCTCCATCCCTCGGGCTGCTTTGTCAACCTGCTTGAAGGACAACgaagtgctgcagcagctgtgcctCCAGAACTGCTCCGAGTGGCTGACGACAGGGAGCTGCTCCCGGTCATCGGGCAGAACCAGCACCTGCAGCGGGGTCCAGCTGAAGGGCTGCGCCCAGCTGAGCCGCCACGCGCTGGTGGCCCTGTCCCTCAGCTGCCCCGgcctcaggcacctctccctGGCCCACTGCGAGTGGGGTGGACAGCCTGGCCCTGCGCAGCCTGGCCGACCCACTGCCCGGGGCTGCAGGCCCTGGACCTGACTGCCTGTCGCCAGCTGAAGGACGAGGCCATCTGCTACCTGTGCACAAGTGTGGAGGCCTCAAGTCCCTGTCCCTGGCTGTCAACGCCAACGTGGGCGACGCCGCCGTGGAGGAGATCGCCAGGTGCTGCCCCGAGCTGGAGCAACCTCGACCTCACGGGGTGTCTGCGGGTCAAGAATGACTCCATCAGGTACTGA
- the CUEDC2 gene encoding CUE domain-containing protein 2, producing MELERIIRDTLTCFIQSHIPAADLSGMDDVFFSYITGVLEELGLPEASEETFDMDTFVEMMEAYIPGFAEIPSGDVCEMMFSLSERLGEARSKEKRDQKAVGSGSEAPSEELTESQEAGAEGWNGERLCSATDGARAQEGDDSKGGVELLLEMFPACTVSQAEKALGMALGNLEEAVQLIVEEKVEIGPGGASTKELARPRRAPNHEELKQVILQKYMMVDSADDQKTHRPAPPREAPKKLIRYIDNQVVSTKGERYKDIKKPESQEMRRTYISLKPARKYKFH from the exons ATGGAGCTTGAAAGAATCATTCGAGACACGCTGACATGCTTCATCCAGTCCCACATCCCTGCAGCAGACCTCAG TGGGATGgatgatgttttcttctcttacaTCACGGGTGTCCTGGAAGAGCTGGGCTTGCCAGAGGCCTCTGAGGAGACCTTTGACATGGACACCTTTGTGGAAATGATGGAGGCATATATCCCTGGTTTTGCAGAAATCCCCAG TGGGGATGTTTGTGAGATGATGTTCTCCCTCTCAGAGAGGCTCGGGGAAGCTCGCAGCAAAG AAAAACGTGACCAAAAGGCTGTGGGAAGTGGGAGTGAAGCACCCTCTGAAGAGCTGACTGAAAGCCAGGAGGCTGGAGCTGAAGGCTGGAatggggagaggctgtgctCTGCAACAGATGGAGCCAGGGCTCAG GAAGGTGATGATTCCAAGGGTGGGgtggagctgctcctggagaTGTTCCCAGCCTGCACCGTGAGCCAGGCAGAGAAGGCCCTTGGCATGGCCTTGGGGAATTTGGAGGAGGCAGTGCAGTTAATTGTGGAGGAGAAGGTGGAAATTGGCCCAGGAGGTGCAAGCACGAAG GAACTGGCACGGCCCCGCAGAGCACCCAACCACGAGGAACTGAAGCAGGTTATCCTACAGAA GTACATGATGGTGGACAGTGCGGACGATCAGAAAACACACCGGCCAGCTCCCCCCAGAGAG GCTCCCAAGAAGCTGATCCGCTACATCGACAACCAGGTGGTGAGCACAAAGGGAGAGAGGTACAAAGACATCAAGAAGCCCGAGAGTCAGGAGATGAGGAGAACCTACATCAGCCTCAAACCAGCCAGGAAATACAAGTTCCACTGA